The Toxotes jaculatrix isolate fToxJac2 chromosome 20, fToxJac2.pri, whole genome shotgun sequence DNA segment TATTGTGTTTAGCTGACTCACCATCCTGtcctttgtttttatattcTTCCCTCAGAAAAATGATCTGAAAAGTGGTGAACCTCATCCACAACCACAGGGTCTCTCTCTACGTATTGATGACAAGATAGCAGCTAaggtgtgtgcctgtgtatatttgtgtgtcttgGTGAGCACTTGAGGGAGTAGTGTGTCTGAATGTAATATAACAGAAAGCAGGTACTGTAAGTGTCAGTCATCAAAATAGGACTTTTCCCCTGGCTTTATGACACTTCTTCACAACAACACTCAGTGGACTTGATTTACTGCAGTGCCTCAGCGGGAGTTGATATGAAGTGTTGATTATGCAGTGCTTTGTGTTTCGTGGCAACTTCTTTTGTTTACAAATGCCTGTTGTGGTGACCCAGTGGCCTAATGGATAAGGTATCAGCCTCCGGAGCTGGGGATTGTGGGTTCGAGTCCCACCTGGGTCAAGCAGGTTGAGCAAATTGTACAATTTATAAATATAAAGAGGCAGTCCAGTTATATATAGTGATTCCTTTAGCATGAGACAGAACCCCATGGATTggacaaacaaatgtgttagTCCAAATGCTGTAAATGGAGTATTTATGGGTGACTGGCAGATTGTGATATGTGAAGATAAAGTAAGGTATCTTATTTGCCAAAGGTGGGCTAATGTatgtttctggttttatttagtttgtttcAGAGCTAAGTctgttttaagacattttaaaaaatgtatttactagaTTTCAAGAGAGAATTAAATGAAAGCAAGAAAAAGGGAGGGCACGACACTTAACATTGTCCTTAATTAGTCAGATTCAACACAGCTGTGGAAATGAGCAGCAGGTGCCCTGATTAGATTGCTGCTTCAGAGAcatgactgattttttttcctctcacaggaAAAACTGAGGGCTGAGAGAAATAAGGAATACAACCTCTTCCTCCAAGAAAAAGCGCAAATTAGAAGGTTAAAGAGGGGAACATCTCCTGTCACTTCTAAGGTAACAATAATAGTCAATACCCAAAAATACACATTGACAGATACATGTTTGCAATAACAGTAATTCTGCTTTCAAACCAAAAGACATGGTttgtagaaaaatatttttgttatatCCTGTATGTCTGTgcaagttctcattcatccaggtcattgtaTCCTAAGGGTTGactgaaggcaactggacttctggttgaagcttgaagatgtttcagaCACAAAGCTGCGGTTTTTTGCACTGCTCCtaactgacccaggatctgctgtgtcaactattttacacatacatgcacgtctccctacctgccaagctcaccaatcagaagcggcGCGCTGCTCGTGGACAGGTCacgctaacgcaatcagtataacctgctccacctgctccttaaTCACTGAAATtacttcagctggagcagaagcggagtttTAACCCCCAAGAAAAAACAGAACGTCGGTCATTTGGGAGTATTTCGGGTCtgaggctgcagacgtgcatcagaaacaggtactgtgcaaaacctgtcgcgctaaagttgcaacatccagcggaaacacaaccaagTTATACCGGCGCTTCACCACATCACCACAGGCATTTGCATGACGAAAAGTCCGGTGAAAAGTCTagtgaaaatattaaaataactgCCATTGGTCAAGGACTTTATagaatgtacatgcatgtttcttaaattcatttgaaatcagttcttaattttagttttcattcttgcattagagtaatggTATTTAACGTTTTAATGGTATGAtataattttgtcatttttgtaaatgttactgtatttTGCTTGAATTGAAGAAAATTGTGTCAAATTGAAATCTCAATATCTGCCAGAAAATCCCAATTAGATCTTTTcctataattaattaattaaaatagaACATCCATcagtgaaggggggggggggggggggggggagtctAAGACACCAGGTGTCGCCTACATATAACACAGTTTTAAGATCCCTTCCCAAAcgactaacacattcacacctgggcTCATGTGATACTAACGACTCACATGATGCTCAGTTTCTATGCTCACCTAAGTGGGTCTGTTGCTCCCAGAACTACCACCCACAAGGAGATGGGGGGTAGGGAGATAGGGATGAGTATAAATGTTTGGACTctctaaccagtctccagaactgaagaagcttctcaGATGAGATGTGAAACACCTTCAAGCTTCAAACAGAAGTCCAGCTGCtttcaatcaacccttaggtTGTATGCTGTAAAATCTTTATAGCACATTGGTGTAAAGTAAAAGCTTTTCAAATTAAGGTTTTTCTACATTTTCGTTTTCAGTCTGGACAAGTTCAAGCTTCAGATGCTGTACGCATTTCatctccagcttctcctctgcCCATCCTCAACACGCACAATAGCATACCCCTTCCTTACAGAGAGCGCCCTGCATCCAGAAGAGATGCTGCCACTCTGACGGAGGCAGTGGGTAATGGAAAAAGCACAGAGACTTGGGATCAAGGCCATCGGGGGCGAAGGCGTTGGCAGCTCTATGGACCAAAAGAACCCTGTAGCTCTGATGAGGAGCTTAtcacagacaaagaggaggagctggagttCAGATACAGGAGGCGAAAGGACCGACACACTCCAGAGCCtgaggacaaagaggagaggagaaccAGACAACACAGAGCTAACAGGTGTAGCttttttcctaagtgtgagCTACTGGTATTCTCTATCACCATAGAGTAACTGGGTGTGGTAATGTAGTTCCTCTTTACCTGTCATGTCTGTTTCTTTGGCAGAGCTCCTCAGGACATAAGGAAGGTGGGGGCCCTTGGTGTTCACGATCAGAACCAAAATGATTGGGTTTGGAACTCAGAGTAAGCAAGATCCATTTCTATGTGAGAACTGAAATGCTGAGACTTATCCTAGTTAGCAGCAGTATTCACATACTGAGCTGGATAGCCAATAACATCCTCCTGGAAAGTCATAAAGACATAAATTTTCTCAATCAATAAAGTACTCTGATTGAATGAACCAACAAAGGGTAACTGTTATACCAAATAGGTTTTGATTATTGCTCTTCAGCACTTTTCTTACATGCTGTTGCATTCCATTGTTTCCTGTTTATGCAGTTAAGTTGAGCTACTGTTCAGTGTGTTGTTAATGTGTGGGGCAGTGATTGAGGGCGAGCCTTGGCCCAGCTCCAGGCAAACAATTACTCACTCCAGTTCTATGAGAGGAGCTGGATTTATTGGAGAATGGGGCTTCAATCTCTGTCTGAGTTAGAGACCAGAAAGCTCTGCAGGCAAACTGTGAGGCAGCATTGATGTAAAACGGTAGCTGGGTGTGGCTAAGAAGAAAACTGATGGCTGTGCCGTTACCCCTATGTGCTGTATAAGgatctgtgtatctgtgttcaATAGCCAGCAAATGCCAGACAGCACGAGGATGGCTGCAAGATCTAGACCTGCTACCAGCAAGAATAAAGCTGAGTTTTCTACAGGACTACTAATTGGTAAATACAAGTCATGATGCTTTTGGACACATAGTGCCTTGTGTTATTAGTGATGGAATTTGTCagttgaaattttttttttttcagcatcatCACATTCATGTTTATGACTCATTGTTGTCATGCAGGGGCAACAGAAGAGCAGGCGGCCTCTCAGATGAGGAAAGAACTGTATAAGCAGGAGCTTCTGAAACAGATTGCCGAACAGCAGATAAACAAGATAAGGTACGTATTTATTCagtaagtcaaaaaaatttcattAGAGTTATTTCAGTTAGTTCACCAGAAGTTAACAAGAGAGAAAGGATGGGATGATTTGAACTAGCCCTTGTTTTCAGGGAGAAGAAACTTGAGCTGAGAGTTGCAGCCACTGGAGCCACAGACCCTGAAAAAAAGGTAGCACAATGGCATTACAAGAATGGGCTAAAAACGGATACAGTCTTTTAAACACATAACAGAACATTAAGATCCCATCTTACCGTAATACAATGATCCTATTCATCATGGTCCTCCTGTCTTTCACAGTTATTGGGTAAAGTATTGTAAAGTTGAGTGGTCTCAACAGCTCAATAAACACTTCAACATGTCAGTATATATCACCATCATGGATGATGAGCTTTTGAGATCTTCTCAATATTCTTGTCTGATTTCTTTTGATGGATCTCTTTTGCGTGGCTCATCACCTCTTCAGCCTGACCGGATTATGCAGTTCGGAGCTGTAAATCGGCAATATGACAGCTGGAGGCGAGATGTTCCCTACAAGCCCGGAATAGACGTGGAGGCCGTAGGGAAGGACTCAGATCCAAGGCCTATAGATAACAAACCCACCGAAAATGCAGAGAAGAAAGCCCCCCCAGGAAAGTCCCAGGTGGACTACAGCACAGCTCTTGGTCAGCTGGCAGGAAACACAGTGCCTGGGTTTGGGATGGGAGCAGCACAAGGTGTCTCCTCACTGGACTGCTTTAATGAGGACTACCACAAGGACTTCTCAAACATGCTCGGGGAAGTGACCATTCCAAGGTAGttcactgctgctttgtgttcTTATACATGAGTGAAATGAACAACTCTGCTGTTAATTCATTGTGGTtcctgtgattttgtttttttcagggttGCTCATGTTCCTCCTCCAATACCTCCCACTGTAACTGATGATTACAAGACTCCATATGATGCAGCCTATTATTACTATGGAACAAGACATCCACTGGATTCTAATCTTCCTCACTATCAAAGTATAGTTTTACAtttctcaaaacaaaaaaaaattttttttgctcttttgtcttttactgGATATCAGGTGGTTAGggtaggaaaaaacaaaacacctaaAATGCTACAttatgttttggaaaatgtaagGCAGTAATGTTAAGTGTATATACATACTTACATACTGCATACTAGTAATACTGGTTTGGTATATAGCTGTGTTTAGTGTTTTCATGGTCATAAACTGACTTGCAGGATTTGACACTTTCACCTTAGCTGGCAGTAATTCACATTGCCCTAAATAAACTTCTAGACCACTCTGTAGAGAATTACCGTTTATTATGGAAGCACTTTATCACCATATCAGTGGCCGTGAGGACTCGGCATAGCAATTCATAAATCTCATTTTACAGCAGAACTGATTTTATTACCAAGGGGATATACACAGTTTATTGGATAGGAGTTCAGCAGATCCAGATGGATCTGACTTCATCCAGCTGGTCTGTGTAGTTGCATTTATTTCctttcaatttttattttactgccaAATTTCTGCCCTGGTctgagtaaaaaataaataaataaataaaacaaacaaagataatGTCGAAAGGAAAAGCTGGCAGAGGGTGGCAGCAGATAGCCGATGAGACGGTTGAATAGTGTGTATTTGTTAccttgtatttttgtatttccttcATTAGATGTTCTGCCTGGACGGGTGCAGCAGTCTGGGAATCTCCAGAGTCCTCCTGGGAAACCTCCTCTCGGACCCAGTCGCCACACTGAGTCAGTGTCCATCCTTGATGTTTACAATAGAAGTTTGTTTATTCTGATATTTGAGTGTACACAATTTTAAACTATTACAAAATATGTGCAACTTCTATTTTCTGCACCCTTTCTTCATAGGCCCTCACAGGAAAATAACTGTTTCTGTCAGTACTCCCTGTTCACATGCTTCCTTATCATTTATCACCCTGTCTGCTTCTAGAGCAACTGATCAGCATAGAGCCTCTCCCCTAGGTGTTGGAGAGCTTCCGACAGACAAGTctaagcagaggagagagagtgcaCTGAGCTACCAGGAAGCACTGAGGCAGCAGGTACGACATCAGATCTATGAGATATCATCTGATCGCCATAAACAGGCCACAGTCTTTCACACATAATAATTAGCTTCACAAATTAGTAATGGAAGCTTGTTTTTGTGCCCGATTTCCAGTTCTGTTAACTGGTAGCTGGAtgtttttagagattttggAAACTCAAAGGGTTGAGGGAGGCAGCAACACACTGATTTAAGCTAATCACTGAATGTAACAGGCTGCTTCCTCCATTCTGATGTCAGAGAAAGCCAAGACACTGACTCATTTCGGGAGCTGTCAATATATTGACAGACTCTAGATCCTGGATCATGGTGGAGTCATGGACAAATACAGACTTGCACTCCACCATGTCAAAGAACAGAGGTGGTCTATGAAAGTGCATCAACTTTTGAAACATCTTTTGCCATATGTGTGTCCAGatcaaagaaagagaggagcgtagaaggagagaaaaagaagaaaaggagcgATATGATGCCAAGATAGAGGCCGAGATGATGGCGTACAACCCCTGGGGGCGAAGTGGTGGAGGCGCCCCGATTAAAGACCCAAAAGGCAACCTTTTTAGTAAGTAGGCTTTCACTTCTTAATGAGGTCTGCTAAACCTGAGATACTTTTTTGATGACTCATGATGAATGTTTTGATCCTCTCAGGTGACCTGAATCAAATGCACAGGATCAATGAGGAGTCATATAGGAATCCTGTATTTaagaacagagaacagataCAAAACTTTTTGACGAGGAATGGAGACACTCCTGCAGTTGAAGCCAGGGCTCCCGCCTCCCATCGAGGTAGTGTTCAGTCTCTCTGGGCAACTGTGCCAGACTCATCCGTCTTCTAGTTTATGCTGTGTGCTGTATACATCGCTCTTCTAGATTACTTTCTGTCTCACTCGTCCTTGCAGGTTTCAGCGATCAGCCAactccacagcagctccacaTGCAGGACACATACAAAGAAGCCCTGAAACAACAGGTAGGTGTCAGTCCACAGTGTTGAATCTATGCAGGTAATTGCCAAGGAAAGGCACTgattaaacaaaacatgatttttttttttgtggtatgtctttttttttttttttttttttttttaatactttttatcATTTACACCCTCTTCAATGTTTCTGAGCACTTTGAAATAGTAAATGAATTGTTACTATAACTTTACCTTGTTAATACCAACAgatagaggaaaacaaaagaaggcaggcagaggagagagaacgTATGAGGattgaggagaagaaagaagacaggAGGCTGGCGGAGCAAAGGACTCGTATACAACAGGAATATGAGGAGGAGCAAAGGAAGCAAAAGAAGATTGAGGTGAGGAGTTCATCTCTTTTATCAAGAGCACTTCATCATTCCTCCTGCCTTACTGTTGGGTGggttttcacttctgttttctttactttttgCAGCATAGGCTGGAGAACCAGAGTTGGATCAATGAACCTAAAACAAATCgccaggaggaggaaaagaaggtgAGGCAGGAACAAGAGACTGAGAAGAAGGTACCAGAGAGCACCAgggacagagaagaaagaaagacgcAGTTGAGTTATGAGGTACAGCAAGCCTGAAAAGACACTGGCACTGTAGCTCACAGTTTTATTAAACATCTTTGTCAAGAAATGTCATTCTGGTCATAAATTTGCAGAGAGAGCCATCTCCTCCTGTCCCAGCCttgcagaagaagcagagaaatcTTGTGGCATCCAGACCTCCCTCTGTTGTGAGCCAACTCTCCTCCAGGACTGTGACTCACTCAGTCAGTAATGGATCCAAATATTTTCTCATCAAGACTGTTTATGGTATAAATCTATTATTAAAAATGCCTGCAATTTCCACAACAGGAACGGTCTGTGTCAGCACCACACTACCGACCAGATCCTGTGAAAATAACCCAGCCACAAGGTGGGATTGTTTTTATCTGTACGCTACTCCCCACCTCCAAAAAATACAATCCCTGGCTGCTTGTAAATCATAAATTGCCACTTAAACATTTATTGTTCCCATCCTTGTCTCTGTCCCTGCTCATTCCCCCTGCTTGCTTTAGATGGTCACCAGGAAGTGATCAGAGAGCTGTCAGCCCTTCGTAGGTACCTGAGGAAAGAGCAGAGACAACTGGAGGTTCAGCTGGGCCAAACAGATCGACAGGAGAGTCACTACACTCCCCCCAGCAGgtaaaacagtcacacaccCCTGAAAAGCAGGGCTAATGTGCATAGGTGTAACATGCCAAGGATAAATGGGAttattacaactttttttttctgggctaAAAATGAGTAATTTAGAAAAGCTATTAGATGTGCTCTATGCCTTCAGGTCCAATTCCACCTAATACACCTCCAGATGCATTAAGGTGAAGACCCAAGACTAATTCAGTTCTGTTAAATGGCAATTTTGATTTGCTGTTCATGTTTAAAAAGGCTGTGTTTTGCTCTGAGCTAATGAAGGTGACCCAGGTCACACTGGCTATCTTCTCATCTCCGTTCAGATCTGTTTCAGGCACTAATAACTGCAGTAATATAACAGTATGATTTCCCCCAATAGgaaattttcttttcatgtgtcTTCACCTTGCAAGATCAGCAGGGTCAGCTGCAGTGCAGGGATCCAAAAGGGATTCAGAATGTTGCTGAAGGCCAATTCATCATGCTGTTGCCTCTCTAACCGTACACACTGTATATGTTGTAAAATCCCACCCACAAAGATGATTGATGTATAACAAGCTACTTGTAAGATCTCTGCTTATATTCAGAGTAGCTTCCAGCAAACCATCTGAGAAACTGAACTTGTGCCAGTTTCATGGCTTTTCTGTGCGTACACTTGAAGCTGGTTACACTAAAGGAACTGGTTATTTTAGTCATTGTggacaatgtgaaaacatccAGGTTAATGTGCTACTGATGCATTTTTAGAAAGACACTTGCATGTTACTAGAGGTAGTTGTTCTGTTTAAAGTGTGGTTTGCCTCCTTTGCTCAGGCCCAGAAGACGTCCCAGAGTGGATGCCTTTGAATCAGCGCACAAGCAAGCTGACCAGCCGTCAACTGCGACAGCGTTCTCTGATGCAGCACGTGTTAACATGCAAAACATCCGGGAGTTCAACCAGCTGAAACACAGGGGTAACAAAAGATACTTTTTACTGATGAGACGAAGGTTTAATTTTATAAAGCAACATTTTTACTTAGTATAGTTTTTAGCATAGTTTTCTGTGTGATCTATATGTCTCAAATGTACTTGACTGCAGGATCATGAGCAGTGACCCTCTGAATGCCAATGCCAGTACATTTCTACTTTATGACCCAGAGGTACAAAGTAGTAATTACTGCAAGGAGAGGTAATACAATGTACTTAGAAACTGCTGTAAGACATGTCACAGATGATGAACTGAACATCATCTTGTGATGACAAATCATTTAACCCACTGAGCTGAAACCAATTCGACACTGCTTACTTTGCTTCTATACTCTGAACCAACTTTGAGGAAGCCGTTTTAGGAACCCTATTATAATTGCTGTGGTCATGGCGGTGTTGTAAGGACGGGAGAAAGGGATCATTGCGGTCTCAAACCAGCTGGGCACTGCCAGATGGTTTAGACTTTCCAGAGCCCCATcagtcctctgtctccctctagcCACACTGAAACTTTAATCTCATGAGGTCATGGGAGGTGTCCATCAGTGACAGGCAGCTTGGCAGTGTGAACAGAGACTGTAAAGCAAGCGACCAAGGAAATGGCTTTGGATGTGTTCCCAGACCGAGTTAATGCAGGGGTCTGAAAGACACGTGGAGCTGAAGCTTGTAAAACCAACTAAATAGGAAGAAATGCTACTTCGCAATGAATTGACCAAATCACATACCAAACTTCTTCCTGTAAATTTGGGATGTTTGGCAGCCTTACACCTGTAAACTGCCTCAATTCATTCTCTGTGGTCAAACCTTGATAGGATGTAGTGGGAAGGTTATAGCCAGGCTGTGGAGCAGCTGCGCCATAGCCAAACTGCTGTTTCAGAAAGTGGAAGGAGAGAGTGACAGTACAGAAGGGAGCAATTGGAAGCTACTTAAGTATGAAAActgttggtttttcttttaatgtctATCCCTAGTCTGTGTTTCCtgatattttagttttattactGTTCTAATGCAGATGTTGTCTGCATCAGATGAAGAATAAAACCTGAAAGCCAACCTCTTTGCAGCTATTGGACAATATCTTAAATACTGATTGAGCTTCCCCTTCTTCCCTTTTCATTTGTCAGACACAGCATCCCGCGAAGAGGTCCTTCACATGTACCCTGACCCTCCCACTGATGCACAAAGTCTGGATATCCAGCAGCAGGCACTTCTACGTGAACAACAACGCAAAATCAGGCTTATGAAGAGAGAAGAGCCTGGtcagtgagcacacacacacgcacatgtcTCCTCAGACTGCTATATTCTTTCTCTAATTGCTGTGTCTTTTTCCACAGACTTTTTGGACAAGCAACTGAGGCATTATTATCCAGTGAGTGGTCATCACATTCTAAttatgcattttcattttgacaggCTAGATAAGTCAGGCTCGCTTGGCTTGCTCTTCTTAAGTggagatgtttgtttgtttcttctctcagagGAACAAACCTGGGCGCTTCATCCACAGAGACTCCATATTGCCGTCTGAGACTGCTTTTATTGGTAAGCCTGGCTAAACAGTCTGTTTGTAAAGACTGTCcctgttccttttttcttttaagcaaGAAGAAAGCTTTTACATCAGTGGGGACACAATACACtttgggatttttctttttctaaagcTCCACATGTTTTCCATAAAGGTGACATGGCTTGGGAGGTCAGCTACATGCACCCTCACAATACCGCACTACAACAGTCTGTATGCCAGGCTAATTTACCTCTTTGCCTGTGTGCCAGGCTTACTGTGGCACATGCCAGCTCATGTCTCTGTGGTGCAGCTGTTGCCAGTGCTGGGTGCAAGGTGCCCATGCCAGCTGCAGGGTGGTGATAGCACAGTGCCAGGTGTTAGGAATGATGGCAGCATAGAAATTGTTAAAAAGCCTGGTGCAGGAGGAGGTttgttgtgtggtgtgtgtgttgtgtggtttttttttttttttttaaatagttttccTCCTACAGTTTTCCATCTCCCCTCCTTTCAGTAAAAAGTTTTGCTGGAAGTActgatttttatcattttcacaTTACATATCTGAACTGAGTGAACTTTTAGGTCCCTAATCTCTGTCCAGTTGTGAAGAGGTGTATGTGTAATGATGAATGGCTTTGGGCTTTGTCAGATGTTTACAGTGGGGATGGACGTGAAGAGCGGGTTCATCAGCAGAGATCCCACCAGCCCTCAGCAGAGCACCGGGAGACTACAGCCCCACAGAGGAACCATGACCATGATGTAtggtgctgatgatgatgatttgaatCACTATAGTGCTGGAGCACTATCCCGCTCTGATGCTGTCAGTACTGAATTACTCAATTTCCTTTACTTTTCcaaattttaaaacattaacagaTTTCTGTGAACCAGGGGGAGCAAGACATCCAGCCAGACACTGAGTCTCTGCAGTCATCAACCAGTGTGAGCAGTGAGGCTAAGGTCAAACCCCACAACCAGCACTGCACCAGGAGACGAGACTCATACGCCCGTGAACATAGCAGCAAATTAGGTGAGGTGAAACAATTTACATACATTTGTTCACcataaacttttaaaaaagcCAGATGCTTAAAGAACAAAAGATACAGTTCCTATAAAAAGTATTCACACCCTTGGATGCTTTCCCcatttatttacattatatatttttaattcattgACATTACTTTGTAGAAACCTGCTTTCACTTTGATATTAAAGAGTTTTTTGGTAAATtcttgttgaaaaaaaaaaaagtcaaattgacCATgattccatttaaaaaaagcaataaaagggGAGAACATCTAAGGAGGTCAACACATTTACAAGCACTGTAAAAGGGCACAGGTTAGCATTAGCCCACTGAAAGAGTTCAGGAGAACCCATCAACATCCATCTAGGAGCCTTTTCTAGTATATacagttaattaaattaaaatgtagtgCATTCAATTTCATATTTAagctggatttttaaaaaactctCTGATCTCAGCTTGGCTTTGGTACAAAGCTTTCCCACATAAGCTTCAGTCTTACACTAATGCTCGACTTTAGACTGTGAAACCGAtaaccccaaaacaaaaatatgtattctatttgtgtgtggcattttaattttaagCATCTATTAATCTCTGGTCGCTTAAAGAAATGTGTGATGGATAAACCTCTGTGCTCTCCAGAGAGGCAGTCTGATGATGAAGGGGATGTCTTGTCTCTGCAATCTGCCCTGGAGAGGCGTGTCTCCGTGGAGACTGTTGCCACAGAGCCCTGGCTGCGGCCTGGCACCTC contains these protein-coding regions:
- the LOC121200809 gene encoding centrosome and spindle pole-associated protein 1 encodes the protein MPPASATQGINPNPDRGLGISFLLGTEYERKKQKLQQELQLDYKHYVAKKNDLKSGEPHPQPQGLSLRIDDKIAAKEKLRAERNKEYNLFLQEKAQIRRLKRGTSPVTSKSGQVQASDAVRISSPASPLPILNTHNSIPLPYRERPASRRDAATLTEAVGNGKSTETWDQGHRGRRRWQLYGPKEPCSSDEELITDKEEELEFRYRRRKDRHTPEPEDKEERRTRQHRANSQQMPDSTRMAARSRPATSKNKAEFSTGLLIGATEEQAASQMRKELYKQELLKQIAEQQINKIREKKLELRVAATGATDPEKKPDRIMQFGAVNRQYDSWRRDVPYKPGIDVEAVGKDSDPRPIDNKPTENAEKKAPPGKSQVDYSTALGQLAGNTVPGFGMGAAQGVSSLDCFNEDYHKDFSNMLGEVTIPRVAHVPPPIPPTVTDDYKTPYDAAYYYYGTRHPLDSNLPHYQNVLPGRVQQSGNLQSPPGKPPLGPSRHTEATDQHRASPLGVGELPTDKSKQRRESALSYQEALRQQIKEREERRRREKEEKERYDAKIEAEMMAYNPWGRSGGGAPIKDPKGNLFSDLNQMHRINEESYRNPVFKNREQIQNFLTRNGDTPAVEARAPASHRGFSDQPTPQQLHMQDTYKEALKQQIEENKRRQAEERERMRIEEKKEDRRLAEQRTRIQQEYEEEQRKQKKIEHRLENQSWINEPKTNRQEEEKKVRQEQETEKKVPESTRDREERKTQLSYEREPSPPVPALQKKQRNLVASRPPSVVSQLSSRTVTHSERSVSAPHYRPDPVKITQPQDGHQEVIRELSALRRYLRKEQRQLEVQLGQTDRQESHYTPPSRPRRRPRVDAFESAHKQADQPSTATAFSDAARVNMQNIREFNQLKHRDTASREEVLHMYPDPPTDAQSLDIQQQALLREQQRKIRLMKREEPDFLDKQLRHYYPRNKPGRFIHRDSILPSETAFIVVKRCMCNDEWLWALSDVYSGDGREERVHQQRSHQPSAEHRETTAPQRNHDHDISVNQGEQDIQPDTESLQSSTSVSSEAKVKPHNQHCTRRRDSYAREHSSKLERQSDDEGDVLSLQSALERRVSVETVATEPWLRPGTSAAVKRSACRERPSSRMDAPPWLTHRVT